One window of Deltaproteobacteria bacterium genomic DNA carries:
- a CDS encoding 50S ribosomal protein L9, which translates to MKLILKETIDSLGVRGKIVNVKPGYARNFLIPKGLAVPATDVNIRQLENERYVIEASLIRERDLAEEVARKIESITSTIRAKAGEGDRLYGSITNMDIAKNLLNQGIEIDRKKILLDEPIKTLGETKVSVKLHPDVVAELTVNVVKE; encoded by the coding sequence GTGAAGCTAATTCTGAAAGAAACGATCGACTCCTTGGGAGTACGCGGCAAGATTGTGAACGTGAAACCCGGCTATGCTCGAAACTTCCTGATTCCGAAGGGACTGGCCGTACCGGCCACCGACGTGAATATTAGACAGCTTGAAAACGAACGCTACGTCATTGAAGCGTCCCTGATTCGCGAGCGCGATTTGGCGGAAGAGGTGGCGCGCAAGATCGAATCCATAACGAGCACCATCCGGGCCAAAGCGGGCGAAGGGGATCGATTGTACGGTTCCATTACCAACATGGATATTGCAAAGAACCTGCTAAATCAGGGCATCGAGATCGACCGGAAGAAGATCCTTCTTGATGAACCGATCAAGACCCTCGGGGAGACGAAAGTCTCCGTTAAGCTTCATCCGGACGTTGTGGCCGAACTGACGGTTAACGTAGTCAAGGAGTAA